A DNA window from Vigna angularis cultivar LongXiaoDou No.4 chromosome 1, ASM1680809v1, whole genome shotgun sequence contains the following coding sequences:
- the LOC108339819 gene encoding cyclin-dependent protein kinase inhibitor SMR6 has translation MGFSEKAQVEGGFDSDSNRKWLIAGISLRPPLKPIYTVPVENEHKEEVHTEEYSTTPTAVESKIPTPFTCPPPPSKPKPSFKCNYRAVVPDFFTPPDLETVFTRHVIDPTQEKI, from the coding sequence ATGGGTTTCTCCGAGAAGGCACAAGTGGAGGGAGGCTTTGATTCAGATAGCAACAGAAAATGGCTCATCGCTGGAATCTCGTTACGCCCGCCATTGAAGCCTATTTACACTGTCCCTGTCGAGAACGAACATAAGGAAGAGGTTCACACGGAGGAGTATTCCACCACACCAACAGCCGTCGAATCCAAGATCCCTACACCCTTCACGTGCCCACCTCCTCCTAGCAAGCCAAAACCTTCCTTCAAGTGCAACTATCGTGCCGTTGTTCCAGACTTTTTCACGCCACCAGACTTGGAAACAGTCTTCACACGTCACGTAATTGATCCCACGCAGGAGAAAATATGA